The Actinomadura sp. WMMB 499 genome includes a window with the following:
- a CDS encoding VIT1/CCC1 transporter family protein encodes MTAEHHHRHRDVTGGWLRPAVFGAMDGLVSNFALIAGVAGGSESQKVVLLAGLAGLAAGAFSMAAGEYISVASQSELAEAEIEVERLELARHPASEQRELAEVFESRGVDPETAAEVARQLSRDPDEALQTHAKEEIGVAPGELPSPLLAAVSSFLSFAVGALLPVLPYLLGATSLWPAAAVAALGLFAAGALVSRVTTRAWWFGGLRQLAFGAAAAAITYVVGALIGTNGV; translated from the coding sequence GTGACGGCGGAGCACCACCATCGGCACCGCGACGTCACCGGCGGCTGGCTGCGGCCCGCCGTGTTCGGCGCCATGGACGGGCTGGTGTCCAACTTCGCGCTGATCGCGGGTGTCGCGGGCGGGTCGGAAAGCCAGAAGGTGGTGCTGCTGGCGGGCCTGGCGGGGCTCGCCGCCGGGGCGTTCTCGATGGCGGCGGGGGAGTACATCTCCGTGGCGTCCCAGTCGGAGCTGGCCGAGGCCGAGATCGAGGTGGAACGGCTGGAGCTGGCACGGCACCCGGCCTCCGAGCAGCGGGAGCTGGCGGAGGTCTTCGAGTCGCGCGGCGTGGACCCCGAGACGGCCGCGGAGGTCGCCCGGCAGCTGTCGCGCGACCCCGACGAGGCGCTGCAGACGCACGCCAAGGAGGAGATCGGGGTGGCGCCGGGGGAACTGCCCTCCCCGCTGCTGGCGGCCGTCTCGTCCTTCCTGTCGTTCGCGGTGGGCGCGCTGCTGCCCGTCCTGCCGTACCTGCTGGGCGCGACGTCGCTGTGGCCCGCCGCGGCGGTCGCCGCGCTCGGGCTGTTCGCCGCCGGGGCGCTGGTGTCGCGGGTGACCACGCGCGCCTGGTGGTTCGGCGGCCTGCGGCAGCTCGCCTTCGGCGCCGCGGCCGCGGCGATCACCTACGTCGTCGGCGCGCTGATCGGGACCAACGGCGTTTGA
- the lgt gene encoding prolipoprotein diacylglyceryl transferase gives MQPLAYIPSPSQGVWHLGPVPIRAYAIMIIIGIVIAVWLGERRWAAKGGQPGTVIDVAVWAVPFGLVGGRIYHVITDYQRYFGADGDPLRALEIWEGGLGIWGAVALGAVGAAIGCRTRGVSPLAMADAVAPGIALAQAIGRWGNYWNQELYGRPLDTFWALEIDRDNRPRLADGVTLDPKYADIATYHPTFLYESLWCLGVAILVIWAGRRFKLTHGRAFALYVAAYTVGRFWIESLRIDDAHEILGMRLNGWTSIVVFLAAVGYMYWARDRTGPENVGAGPDGDAPAGDPEKRADAKEPGTGEKPEKAGEAGPDKGAPADAKPEDGEPEDGGPQDRAPEDDEPVDETPETDGPADGEAAQPEDTAPADGTAGETGDEIPDGEPEDARPVRDGK, from the coding sequence ATGCAGCCGCTCGCCTACATCCCGAGTCCCTCGCAGGGCGTCTGGCACCTCGGGCCCGTCCCGATCCGCGCCTACGCCATCATGATCATCATCGGCATCGTCATCGCCGTATGGCTGGGCGAGCGGCGCTGGGCCGCCAAGGGCGGCCAGCCCGGCACGGTCATCGACGTGGCGGTGTGGGCCGTGCCGTTCGGCCTGGTCGGCGGCCGGATCTACCATGTGATCACCGACTACCAGCGGTACTTCGGCGCGGACGGCGACCCGCTGCGGGCGCTGGAGATCTGGGAGGGCGGGCTCGGCATCTGGGGCGCGGTCGCGCTCGGCGCGGTCGGTGCCGCCATCGGCTGCCGGACGCGCGGCGTGTCCCCCCTCGCCATGGCCGACGCCGTCGCGCCCGGGATCGCGCTGGCCCAGGCGATCGGCCGCTGGGGCAACTACTGGAACCAGGAGCTGTACGGGCGGCCGCTCGACACCTTCTGGGCGCTGGAGATCGACCGGGACAACCGGCCCCGCCTCGCCGACGGCGTCACGCTCGACCCCAAGTACGCCGACATCGCCACCTACCACCCGACGTTCCTGTACGAGTCGCTGTGGTGTCTGGGCGTGGCGATCCTCGTCATCTGGGCCGGGCGCCGCTTCAAGCTCACCCACGGCCGCGCGTTCGCGCTGTACGTCGCCGCGTACACGGTCGGCCGGTTCTGGATCGAGTCGCTGCGCATCGACGACGCCCACGAGATCCTCGGCATGCGGCTGAACGGCTGGACGTCGATCGTCGTGTTCCTCGCCGCGGTCGGCTACATGTACTGGGCCCGCGACCGCACCGGCCCGGAGAACGTCGGCGCCGGGCCCGACGGGGACGCCCCGGCCGGCGACCCGGAGAAGCGCGCGGACGCGAAGGAACCCGGTACGGGCGAGAAGCCGGAGAAGGCCGGGGAAGCCGGGCCGGACAAGGGCGCGCCCGCGGACGCGAAGCCCGAGGACGGCGAGCCCGAGGACGGCGGCCCGCAGGACAGGGCCCCCGAGGACGACGAACCCGTGGACGAGACGCCCGAGACCGACGGGCCCGCGGACGGCGAGGCCGCGCAGCCCGAGGACACGGCGCCCGCGGACGGCACGGCCGGGGAGACCGGGGACGAGATCCCGGACGGTGAGCCCGAGGACGCCCGTCCCGTCCGGGACGGGAAGTAG
- the trpC gene encoding indole-3-glycerol phosphate synthase TrpC, which produces MSVLDEIIEGVRADLADRQREVPLDALKEKAATAPAARDALAALRGPGVSVIAEVKRSSPSKGALAAIADPAALARDYAAGGAKVISVLTERRRFGGSLADLADVRASVDVCVLRKDFIVTSYQLWEARAHGADMALLIVAALEQDALVSLIERAESIGLVPLVEVHTEEEAERAAAAGAKVIGVNARDLRTLQVDRGVFARVAPLLPKEAVKIAESGVRGPHDLLSYASSGADAVLVGESLVIGRDPRAAVADLVAAGAHPALRQSG; this is translated from the coding sequence TTGAGTGTTTTGGACGAGATCATCGAAGGCGTCCGGGCCGATCTCGCCGACAGGCAGCGCGAGGTTCCGCTCGACGCCCTCAAGGAGAAGGCGGCGACCGCCCCGGCGGCCCGGGACGCGCTGGCCGCGCTGCGCGGCCCCGGCGTCTCGGTGATCGCCGAGGTCAAGCGCAGCAGCCCGTCCAAGGGCGCGCTCGCCGCCATCGCCGACCCCGCCGCGCTGGCCCGCGACTACGCGGCCGGCGGCGCCAAGGTCATCAGCGTGCTGACCGAGCGGCGCCGGTTCGGCGGCAGCCTCGCCGACCTCGCCGATGTCCGCGCCAGCGTCGACGTGTGCGTCCTGCGCAAGGACTTCATCGTCACCTCCTACCAGCTGTGGGAGGCCCGCGCGCACGGCGCCGACATGGCGCTGCTGATCGTCGCCGCCCTCGAGCAGGACGCGCTGGTGTCGCTGATCGAGCGCGCCGAGTCGATCGGGCTCGTCCCGCTCGTCGAGGTCCACACCGAGGAGGAGGCGGAGCGCGCGGCGGCGGCGGGCGCCAAGGTCATCGGCGTCAACGCCCGCGACCTGCGGACCCTGCAGGTCGACCGCGGGGTGTTCGCCCGGGTGGCGCCGCTGCTGCCCAAGGAGGCCGTCAAGATCGCGGAGTCGGGCGTGCGCGGCCCGCACGACCTGCTGTCCTACGCCTCCTCCGGCGCCGACGCCGTGCTGGTGGGGGAGAGCCTGGTGATCGGCCGCGACCCGCGCGCGGCCGTCGCCGACCTCGTCGCCGCCGGCGCGCATCCCGCGCTCCGGCAGAGCGGCTGA
- a CDS encoding thioredoxin domain-containing protein: protein MADNERSARRRLADERARDAARTKRRRLLLTVLGGVAAAAVVVAVVVMVTGRQDGPDPIAEYDGTLAPATHQRDGSVAMAKQGVNAPVLEIYEDFQCPACRAMEARLGATIKDLAAEGRVKVVYRPFQLFQQDPLMGNSRRAANAAACAPAGKWVAYHDKLFTHQPPEGDEGFTPDELVTWAGEVGITGPQFETCVRGMQKIEQVEDATTAAGRAGVDSTPYLALNGRKLTGDALTPEGLRDAVAGAQGTTPTPTGSASGGMSGNASGAGRDGAGTGTAAMRA from the coding sequence ATGGCCGACAATGAGCGTTCCGCGCGGCGGCGGCTCGCGGACGAACGTGCACGGGACGCCGCCCGCACGAAACGGCGGCGGCTGCTCCTGACGGTGCTCGGCGGCGTCGCGGCGGCGGCCGTCGTGGTCGCCGTCGTCGTCATGGTGACGGGCCGCCAGGACGGCCCGGACCCGATCGCCGAGTACGACGGCACGCTCGCCCCGGCGACCCACCAGCGGGACGGGTCGGTCGCGATGGCGAAGCAGGGCGTGAACGCGCCCGTCCTGGAGATCTACGAGGACTTCCAGTGTCCCGCCTGCCGCGCCATGGAGGCGCGTCTCGGCGCGACGATCAAGGATCTGGCCGCCGAGGGCCGGGTGAAGGTCGTCTACCGGCCGTTCCAGCTGTTCCAGCAGGATCCGCTCATGGGCAACTCGCGCCGCGCCGCGAACGCCGCGGCCTGCGCGCCCGCCGGCAAGTGGGTCGCCTACCACGACAAGCTGTTCACCCACCAGCCGCCGGAAGGCGACGAGGGCTTCACGCCGGACGAACTCGTCACGTGGGCGGGCGAGGTCGGGATCACCGGGCCGCAGTTCGAGACGTGCGTGCGCGGGATGCAGAAGATCGAGCAGGTCGAGGACGCGACCACCGCCGCGGGCCGGGCCGGGGTCGACTCCACGCCGTACCTGGCGCTGAACGGCCGCAAGCTCACCGGTGACGCGCTCACCCCCGAAGGCCTGCGCGACGCGGTCGCCGGAGCCCAGGGGACCACCCCGACGCCGACCGGCAGCGCGTCCGGCGGCATGTCGGGCAACGCGTCCGGCGCCGGACGGGACGGCGCCGGGACCGGCACCGCCGCGATGCGGGCATAG
- a CDS encoding thioredoxin domain-containing protein: MSKAARERSARERLAAERKRQAARAKQRRLLAIVIGSVVAVAVVVVGTVLIIEQRNKNNTAVAYDGQLAPVSRQDDGSIVMAKQGVEKPVLEVFEDFQCPICKDLEESSGKTIKQLAYEGKVKVVFRPFHLFGQQQDPIKINSLRSANAALCAPADKWVSYHDALFEFQPREGSEGFAPDDLVKWGKDIGITDAGWESCVRDMEQESKVQQMTNYALQQRGVEGTPALFLDGRPIDNGVAMNPATLRATVDAAAAAPAASPSASPSGSPSGSPSASPSESGEGSEG; this comes from the coding sequence ATGAGCAAGGCCGCACGGGAGCGGTCCGCGCGGGAGCGCCTGGCCGCCGAGCGCAAGCGGCAGGCCGCGCGGGCGAAGCAGCGGCGGCTGCTCGCCATCGTCATCGGCTCGGTGGTCGCGGTGGCCGTCGTGGTCGTCGGCACCGTCCTGATCATCGAGCAGCGGAACAAGAACAACACCGCCGTCGCCTATGACGGCCAGCTCGCTCCGGTGAGCCGCCAGGACGACGGATCGATCGTCATGGCGAAGCAGGGCGTGGAGAAGCCGGTCCTGGAAGTCTTCGAGGACTTCCAGTGCCCCATCTGCAAGGACCTCGAAGAGTCCAGCGGCAAGACGATCAAGCAGCTGGCCTACGAGGGCAAGGTCAAGGTCGTCTTCCGGCCGTTCCACCTGTTCGGCCAGCAGCAGGACCCGATCAAGATCAACTCGCTGCGGTCGGCGAACGCGGCGCTGTGCGCGCCCGCCGACAAGTGGGTCTCCTACCACGACGCGCTGTTCGAGTTCCAGCCGCGCGAGGGCAGCGAGGGCTTCGCACCCGACGACCTCGTCAAGTGGGGTAAGGACATCGGCATCACCGACGCCGGCTGGGAGTCGTGCGTGCGCGACATGGAGCAGGAGTCCAAGGTGCAGCAGATGACGAACTACGCGCTCCAGCAGCGCGGCGTCGAGGGCACCCCCGCGCTGTTCCTGGACGGCCGGCCGATCGACAACGGCGTCGCGATGAACCCCGCCACGCTCCGCGCCACCGTCGACGCCGCCGCGGCGGCCCCCGCCGCGTCCCCGAGCGCGTCGCCCTCCGGATCCCCGTCGGGGTCGCCGTCCGCGTCGCCGTCCGAGTCCGGCGAGGGCTCCGAGGGCTGA
- the trpB gene encoding tryptophan synthase subunit beta gives MTTDTAGAAVPDALPDASGHFGPFGGRFAPEALMAALDELTREFETARHDPAFTGELDGLLADYAGRPSLLTEAKRFSAHAGGARVLLKREDLNHTGSHKINNVLGQALLTRRMGKTRVIAETGAGQHGVATATAAALLGLDCTVYMGEVDTERQALNVARMRMLGAEVVPVRTGSRTLKDAVNEAFRDWVASVDHTHYCIGSTMGPHPFPMMVREFHRVIGAEARRQCLELTGALPDAVVACVGGGSNAIGAFHAFVPDESVRLYGFEAGGDGVATGRHAATLTGGSLGVIHGMRTYLLQDEDGQTQETHSISAGLDYPGVGPEHAWLHHSGRAEYREITDAEAMDAFALLCRTEGIIPAIESAHALAGALKVGAELGPDATIVVCLSGRGDKDMHTAATHFGLMPEGEGR, from the coding sequence ATGACCACCGATACCGCGGGCGCCGCCGTGCCCGACGCCCTGCCCGACGCGTCGGGCCACTTCGGGCCCTTCGGCGGGCGGTTCGCCCCCGAGGCGCTGATGGCGGCGCTGGACGAGCTCACCCGCGAGTTCGAGACCGCCCGGCACGACCCCGCGTTCACCGGCGAACTCGACGGGCTCCTCGCGGACTACGCGGGCCGCCCCAGCCTGCTGACCGAGGCGAAGCGGTTCTCCGCGCACGCGGGCGGCGCCCGGGTGCTGCTCAAGCGCGAGGACCTCAACCACACCGGCTCGCACAAGATCAACAATGTGCTGGGGCAGGCGCTGCTCACCCGCCGGATGGGCAAGACCCGGGTCATCGCCGAGACCGGCGCCGGCCAGCACGGCGTCGCCACCGCCACCGCCGCGGCCCTCCTCGGCCTTGACTGCACCGTCTACATGGGCGAGGTCGACACCGAGCGGCAGGCCCTGAACGTCGCGCGGATGCGGATGCTCGGCGCCGAGGTCGTCCCCGTCCGCACCGGCAGCCGCACCCTCAAGGACGCCGTCAACGAGGCGTTCCGCGACTGGGTCGCCAGCGTCGACCACACCCACTACTGCATCGGCTCCACCATGGGCCCGCACCCGTTCCCGATGATGGTCCGCGAGTTCCACCGGGTCATCGGCGCGGAGGCCCGGCGGCAGTGCCTCGAGCTGACCGGCGCGCTCCCGGACGCCGTCGTCGCGTGCGTCGGCGGCGGGTCCAACGCGATCGGCGCGTTCCACGCGTTCGTCCCGGACGAGTCCGTCCGGCTGTACGGGTTCGAGGCGGGCGGCGACGGCGTCGCCACCGGCCGGCACGCGGCGACGCTGACCGGCGGCTCCCTCGGCGTCATCCACGGCATGCGCACCTACCTGCTGCAGGACGAGGACGGGCAGACCCAGGAGACCCACTCGATCTCCGCCGGGCTCGACTACCCCGGTGTCGGCCCCGAGCACGCCTGGCTGCACCACTCCGGCCGCGCCGAGTACCGCGAGATCACCGACGCCGAGGCGATGGACGCGTTCGCGCTGCTGTGCCGCACCGAGGGGATCATCCCCGCCATCGAGTCCGCGCACGCGCTCGCCGGCGCCCTCAAGGTCGGCGCGGAGCTCGGCCCGGACGCCACGATCGTCGTCTGCCTGTCGGGCCGCGGCGACAAGGACATGCACACGGCCGCCACCCACTTCGGCCTGATGCCCGAAGGGGAGGGCCGGTGA
- a CDS encoding TIGR02234 family membrane protein, translating to MTPGRERGLAALLCAAGAGLVLLAAGRTWATVTAEGAITPFSRELTGGDLTGAPGALGWAGLAGLAALFATRGRVRAAVGALIALFGVGIGYAAATAARGSHVAAEAGDDSALLKLAADPSVHVNAWWTVSVAGGVLLVAAGLITLLRGSRWPGMSARYERTGTRAPGASGPRRAPAADDPSAMWKSLDRGEDPTDADEPDEPGEPAEPGAAVRAEGDVRDGEGAVPGNGGS from the coding sequence ATGACGCCGGGGCGGGAACGGGGGCTGGCCGCCCTGCTGTGCGCCGCGGGCGCCGGGCTCGTCCTGCTCGCGGCCGGGCGCACCTGGGCCACCGTCACGGCCGAAGGGGCGATCACCCCCTTCAGCCGTGAGCTGACCGGGGGCGACCTCACCGGCGCCCCCGGAGCGCTCGGCTGGGCGGGGCTCGCCGGCCTCGCCGCCCTGTTCGCCACCCGCGGCCGCGTCCGCGCCGCCGTCGGCGCGCTCATCGCGCTGTTCGGCGTCGGCATCGGCTACGCGGCGGCGACGGCCGCGCGCGGCTCCCACGTCGCCGCGGAGGCCGGTGACGACAGCGCCCTGCTGAAGCTCGCCGCCGACCCGTCCGTGCACGTCAACGCGTGGTGGACGGTGTCGGTCGCGGGCGGCGTCCTGCTCGTCGCCGCCGGGCTGATCACGCTGCTGCGCGGTTCCCGGTGGCCCGGCATGTCCGCTCGCTACGAGCGCACCGGCACCCGCGCGCCCGGTGCGTCCGGGCCGCGCCGCGCCCCGGCGGCCGACGACCCGTCCGCCATGTGGAAGTCCCTGGACCGGGGCGAGGACCCGACGGACGCCGACGAGCCCGACGAGCCCGGCGAGCCCGCGGAGCCCGGGGCGGCGGTGCGGGCCGAGGGGGACGTCCGGGACGGCGAGGGCGCGGTCCCCGGGAACGGCGGGTCGTGA
- a CDS encoding response regulator transcription factor yields MSAGGGRLVLVAEHDAAVAELQRRYLAREGLRVRIEPDPGRAPAAAARARPAAVVLDLSASARPADLYRRTADAAEPAPVVVTGGPQDGPRGAATGPRRVARPFAPRVLVAAVTDALRGAGTRPGTAPGPLRAGPLALDPRRRTAAVGERRVTLTGTESDLLEFLMANPGRVFTREQLLDAAWGPGAGAGSRTVDVHIAQLRAKLGVGARHDGPIRTVRGVGYVLDA; encoded by the coding sequence GTGAGCGCGGGCGGCGGACGGCTGGTCCTGGTGGCCGAGCACGACGCCGCCGTCGCCGAACTGCAGCGCCGCTACCTCGCCCGCGAGGGCCTGCGGGTGCGGATCGAACCCGACCCCGGCCGCGCGCCCGCCGCCGCCGCGCGGGCCCGGCCCGCCGCCGTCGTCCTCGACCTCTCCGCGTCCGCACGGCCCGCCGACCTGTACCGCCGCACCGCCGACGCCGCGGAACCCGCGCCCGTCGTCGTCACCGGCGGCCCCCAGGACGGCCCCCGCGGCGCCGCGACCGGCCCGCGCCGCGTCGCGCGGCCCTTCGCGCCGCGCGTCCTCGTCGCGGCCGTCACCGACGCCCTGCGGGGCGCGGGGACCCGGCCGGGCACGGCGCCCGGACCGCTGCGCGCCGGCCCGCTCGCCCTCGACCCGCGCCGCCGCACCGCCGCCGTCGGGGAACGGCGCGTCACCCTGACCGGCACCGAGTCCGACCTGCTCGAGTTCCTGATGGCCAATCCCGGCCGCGTCTTCACCCGCGAGCAGCTCCTGGACGCCGCCTGGGGGCCCGGCGCGGGCGCCGGGAGCCGCACCGTGGACGTCCACATCGCCCAGCTCCGCGCCAAGCTCGGCGTGGGCGCCCGCCACGACGGCCCGATCCGCACCGTTCGCGGCGTCGGCTACGTGCTCGACGCCTGA
- a CDS encoding DUF2752 domain-containing protein, whose amino-acid sequence MTGHTTAHAHPPAPPGRRARALLPPAAVLGGAAAAATLVAFVDPNEAGHYPSCPFLTLTGLYCPGCGMTRMVHALTHGDVGVAFGLNPLLFVLLPVFGYLYGRWVVLSARGRPMRSALFRSVPVFALLGVIVVYWVLRNLPFAQALAP is encoded by the coding sequence ATGACCGGGCACACGACCGCGCACGCGCACCCGCCGGCACCGCCCGGGCGCCGGGCCCGGGCCCTGCTGCCGCCCGCCGCCGTGCTCGGCGGCGCGGCCGCCGCCGCGACGCTCGTCGCGTTCGTGGACCCGAACGAGGCGGGCCACTACCCGTCCTGCCCCTTCCTGACGCTGACCGGGCTGTACTGCCCGGGCTGCGGCATGACCCGGATGGTGCACGCCCTGACGCACGGCGACGTGGGCGTCGCCTTCGGCCTCAACCCGCTGCTGTTCGTGCTGCTGCCCGTCTTCGGCTACCTGTACGGGCGGTGGGTCGTGCTCAGCGCGCGCGGGCGGCCCATGCGATCCGCGCTGTTCCGGTCCGTGCCCGTCTTCGCGCTCCTGGGCGTGATCGTCGTCTACTGGGTGCTGCGGAACCTGCCGTTCGCGCAGGCTCTCGCGCCCTGA
- a CDS encoding vitamin K epoxide reductase family protein, producing the protein MTQEMTAEERGGAAAKAPARPMWFLAAAWLLTVAGLGISGYLTVTHYDDAALVCSTSQTVDCHSVTTSEYATLLGIPMPFLGLAFFVGFAVLITPWALRSQWPPLRWGRIASTSVGVLFVVYLVTVELALLHKICLWCTGVHVIATLLFILVLIDEFRRIGQVD; encoded by the coding sequence ATGACGCAAGAGATGACGGCGGAGGAGCGCGGCGGCGCGGCGGCGAAGGCGCCGGCGCGGCCGATGTGGTTCCTGGCCGCGGCCTGGCTGCTGACGGTGGCCGGGCTCGGGATCTCCGGTTACCTCACGGTGACGCACTACGACGACGCGGCGCTCGTGTGCTCGACGTCGCAGACCGTCGACTGCCACTCGGTCACGACCAGCGAGTACGCGACCCTGCTCGGCATCCCGATGCCGTTCCTCGGCCTCGCCTTCTTCGTGGGCTTCGCGGTGCTGATCACCCCGTGGGCGCTGCGCTCGCAGTGGCCGCCGCTGCGGTGGGGACGGATCGCGAGCACCTCGGTCGGCGTGCTGTTCGTCGTCTATCTCGTGACCGTGGAACTCGCGCTGCTGCATAAGATCTGCCTGTGGTGCACCGGGGTGCACGTCATCGCTACCCTGCTTTTCATCCTCGTTCTGATCGACGAATTCCGGCGGATCGGCCAGGTCGACTAG
- the trpA gene encoding tryptophan synthase subunit alpha, producing MTAKTAYDKARAEGRAALVGYLPAGFPTRDGAIDAVRTMVDAGCDVIEIGLPYTDPMMDGPTIQDAVHRALVGGVRVADVFRTVEAVAATGVPALVMTYWNPVDHYGADAFARDLASAGGAGLITPDLTPEEGGDWLAASDAHGLDRVFLVALSSTDERIETITSLSRGFVYAASLMGVTGARGAVDTGAPRLVERTRAIIDKGGTDLPVGLGLGVGNGAQAAEVAGFADGVIVGSAFVRRLLDAPDPAAGLASLRSLTEELAAGVRGEA from the coding sequence GTGACCGCCAAGACCGCCTACGACAAGGCCAGGGCCGAGGGGCGCGCCGCGCTCGTCGGCTACCTGCCCGCCGGGTTCCCCACCCGCGACGGCGCCATCGACGCCGTGCGCACGATGGTCGACGCGGGCTGCGACGTCATCGAGATCGGGCTGCCCTACACCGACCCGATGATGGACGGCCCCACCATCCAGGACGCCGTGCACCGGGCCCTCGTCGGGGGCGTCCGCGTCGCCGACGTGTTCCGCACGGTCGAGGCCGTCGCCGCCACGGGCGTCCCGGCGCTCGTCATGACCTACTGGAACCCCGTCGACCACTACGGCGCGGACGCGTTCGCCCGCGACCTCGCGTCCGCGGGCGGGGCCGGGCTCATCACCCCGGACCTCACCCCGGAGGAGGGCGGCGACTGGCTCGCCGCGTCCGACGCGCACGGCCTCGACCGGGTGTTCCTGGTGGCGCTCAGCTCCACCGACGAGCGCATCGAGACGATCACCAGCCTGTCCCGCGGGTTCGTGTACGCCGCGTCGCTGATGGGCGTGACCGGCGCCCGCGGCGCCGTCGACACCGGCGCCCCGCGGCTCGTCGAGCGCACCCGCGCGATCATCGACAAGGGCGGCACGGACCTGCCCGTCGGCCTCGGCCTCGGCGTCGGCAACGGCGCCCAGGCGGCCGAGGTCGCCGGGTTCGCCGACGGCGTCATCGTCGGCTCGGCGTTCGTCCGCCGGCTCCTCGACGCGCCCGACCCCGCGGCCGGGCTCGCGAGCCTGCGCAGCCTCACCGAGGAGCTCGCCGCGGGCGTCCGCGGCGAGGCCTGA